Proteins from a genomic interval of Pristis pectinata isolate sPriPec2 chromosome 21, sPriPec2.1.pri, whole genome shotgun sequence:
- the rtn4rl1b gene encoding reticulon-4 receptor-like 1b yields the protein MRRKGCNLELFLVLLGLEFHISVSCPRHCVCYPSPMTVTCQSHGFTSIPEGIPANSERIFLQNNRITLLLRNTFSPSTVTLWLYSNNITFIDPEAFQGFSLLEELDLGDNRYLRFLDAETFNGLEKLHSLHLYRCGLTFLPNGIFEGLHNLQYLYLQDNHIEYLQDDLFLELVNLTQLFLHGNKLLSLSQNTFRGLVNLDRLLLHQNRLHWVNKQAFHDLRRLTILYLFNNSLSLLPGECLAELGSLQYLRLNGNPWECSCKARSLWEWLQRFRGSSSNVICESPRDVQGKDLKVLSARLFKNCTNPDSLNQIRTSPKQHPHHSGKDRPGGGQPSRGTALTKGQNGTGQRDDSAKNYLGEAVPKESADEHLDGVWGSDYLPDASQKEQSLRPYPTRHKSRIKCTRRTRLELPPGIQQPSGRGLRLSSSPGWLTLLLALVLVVR from the coding sequence GGTGTAACCTCGAACTGTTCCTGGTTTTGCTGGGATTGGAGTTTCACATCTCAGTCTCTTGCCCCCGACACTGTGTTTGCTATCCGTCCCCCATGACTGTCACCTGCCAATCGCATGGGTTCACCTCCATCCCAGAAGGAATACCTGCCAACAGCGAGAGAATATTCCTCCAAAATAACAGGATAACACTCCTACTGAGGAACACCTTCAGCCCATCTACGGTCACCCTTTGGTTGTATTCCAACAACATCACCTTCATTGATCCAGAGGCTTTCCAGGGATTCAGCCTCTTGGAGGAGCTTGACCTTGGAGACAATCGATACCTGAGGTTCCTGGATGCCGAGACCTTCAATGGTTTAGAGAAGCTTCATTCTTTGCATCTCTATCGCTGTGGCTTGACCTTCTTGCCCAATGGAATCTTTGAAGGTCTGCACAATTTGCAATACCTTTACCTACAAGATAACCACATCGAGTATCTTCAGGATGACCTGTTTTTAGAGCTGGTCAACCTTACTCAACTATTTCTGCATGGGAATAAGTTATTGAGTTTGTCCCAAAACACTTTCAGAGGGCTAGTCAACCTCGATCGCCTCCTGCTCCACCAGAACAGGCTTCATTGGGTTAATAAGCAAGCTTTCCACGATCTTCGCCGGCTTACCATTTTGTATTTGTTCAATAATAGCCTGAGTTTACTTCCAGGCGAATGTTTGGCAGAGCTTGGCTCACTGCAGTACCTCAGGCTGAACGGAAATCCTTGGGAATGTAGCTGTAAAGCTCGATCCTTGTGGGAATGGCTCCAAAGGTTCAGAGGATCGAGCTCCAACGTTATCTGCGAGTCCCCCAGGGATGTACAAGGGAAAGACCTCAAGGTCCTCTCTGCCAGGCTCTTCAAGAACTGCACGAACCCGGATTCGCTCAACCAGATCCGAACGAGCCCCAAGCAGCATCCCCATCACTCAGGCAAGGACAGGCCAGGAGGGGGTCAGCCCTCGCGGGGCACGGCCCTGACCAAGGGCCAGAATGGCACGGGCCAGCGGGATGACTCGGCCAAGAACTACCTGGGAGAGGCCGTGCCGAAGGAGTCTGCCGATGAGCACCTGGACGGGGTGTGGGGCAGTGACTACCTGCCAGATGCCAGCCAGAAGGAGCAGAGCCTCCGCCCCTATCCGACCAGGCACAAGTCACGGATTAAATGCACCCGCCGCACACGCCTGGAGCTTCCGCCCGGGATCCAGCAGCCCTCTGGTAGGGGACTGAGGCTCAGTTCCAGCCCGGGGTGGCTTACCCTCCTCCTGGCTTTAGTCCTTGTTGTCCGCTGA